The proteins below come from a single Zhouia spongiae genomic window:
- a CDS encoding AtpZ/AtpI family protein — translation MNRKNQLNNWIKFSNIGLQMAIVIGAGTYLGVWLDEKYPNNFSAFTIVFSLLSVFAALYNVVRQVKALNKKEENDSDKN, via the coding sequence ATGAATCGGAAAAATCAGCTTAATAACTGGATAAAATTTTCTAACATAGGCCTTCAGATGGCCATCGTCATCGGTGCCGGAACCTATTTGGGTGTCTGGCTCGATGAAAAATACCCTAATAATTTTTCAGCATTTACCATTGTTTTTTCCTTGTTGAGTGTTTTTGCCGCTTTGTACAATGTGGTAAGACAGGTTAAGGCCCTTAACAAAAAGGAAGAAAACGATTCCGACAAAAACTAA
- a CDS encoding bactofilin family protein yields the protein MFAESKKNRTEQPTGLTNRILPNTKLKGDIISDSDIRIDGELEGSVKTKGKLVIGKTGYISGKAESVNADIEGKFNGTLKVDEVLSLKATALIEGEVIIGKLSVEPGASFNATCAMKGHAVKSLKNESEKSA from the coding sequence ATGTTTGCAGAATCGAAAAAAAACAGAACCGAACAACCAACAGGATTAACGAACCGGATCCTTCCAAACACAAAGTTAAAAGGAGATATTATCTCTGATTCAGATATCAGAATTGACGGAGAACTGGAAGGAAGTGTGAAGACCAAAGGGAAGTTGGTGATCGGTAAAACAGGATACATTTCCGGAAAAGCAGAGAGTGTGAATGCTGATATAGAAGGAAAGTTTAACGGAACGCTAAAAGTCGATGAGGTATTAAGCCTAAAAGCTACGGCTTTGATAGAGGGTGAAGTAATTATCGGGAAGCTTTCTGTCGAACCCGGAGCGTCATTCAATGCTACATGCGCCATGAAGGGGCATGCTGTGAAATCGTTAAAGAATGAATCGGAAAAATCAGCTTAA
- a CDS encoding tetratricopeptide repeat protein: MKHDYSKYLISFILISAFGCSTKKDAFVNRNWHALNAEFNAIYNGQVALEKGIRSLKEGYRDNYWDILPVERMEIIEEVRLTGAPINPDFQRAEEKAVKAIQKHGMYIDGVEKNPQSDEAYLLLGKARYYDQRFVPALEAFNYVISKYTRSDIINQAKIWREKTNIRMEYEELALKNFKRLLKSVNIKDQDYADIYAMMGQAYINLEQKDSAVQKLKLASYYTRSNEERGRYNFIIGQLYNTIGDKDSANIAFGKIIDLNRRTPREYYINAFIEKIKNTEVTAENKEAVLALLEDLEENRENRPYLDKIYHQLAIFYQKQGAPGAAAHYFNKSLRTNSPDKILNSINYEALAELNFDDNKFKEAGAYYDSTLVNTPETSKKHRILSKKRANLDDVIKYERILSRNDSILYVVSLPEKEREAYYQQHIDSLKAIEQAQEEQVRTAALRAAQNKATGLLGRTFKRSEAATFYFYNDLTVSYGKNEFRKNWGARALEDNWRLSDRAVAVAVVGNDTPSPGSDSLSVYTTVYYTDRLPKGEKELDSIRAEQNFAYYQLGLIYKEKFQEYGLAVNRLESLLSNQPEEKLILPAKYNLYKIYEMNGSVLADEVKNDVILHYPESRYAKILQNPRAVLKGSNNSPQDIYARLYKAFENEQYEKVLVETDRYISEFNGDDIVPKLSMLKAHAEARLYGVNTYEKSLSTIALNFPSHSEGKSAQQLLETLIPRLKRDTLVDDDATAKKWKLIYPFSRKDTVGINELYKVIVKSLNDLEYDKLSVSKDIYDRHQSFVVVHGLISKLRAEGFAELLKINKLYLIENENFVISSPNYKSIQIHKSLERYLTQINNNHISPY; this comes from the coding sequence TTGAAGCACGACTACTCTAAATACCTCATATCTTTTATTTTAATAAGCGCATTTGGCTGTTCAACAAAAAAAGATGCTTTCGTGAACAGAAACTGGCATGCACTTAATGCCGAGTTTAATGCTATTTATAACGGCCAGGTAGCTTTAGAAAAAGGGATTCGTTCGCTGAAGGAAGGCTATCGCGATAATTACTGGGATATTCTTCCTGTAGAGCGTATGGAGATTATTGAAGAGGTCAGGTTAACGGGAGCACCCATAAACCCTGATTTTCAAAGGGCAGAAGAAAAAGCGGTAAAAGCAATTCAGAAACACGGGATGTATATTGACGGTGTTGAAAAGAATCCTCAGTCTGATGAAGCATATCTGCTATTGGGAAAGGCGCGGTATTACGATCAGCGTTTTGTGCCGGCTTTAGAGGCTTTCAATTATGTTATTTCTAAATATACCCGAAGCGACATTATTAACCAGGCTAAGATTTGGAGAGAGAAAACCAATATTAGAATGGAGTACGAAGAACTGGCGCTCAAAAATTTTAAACGTCTTTTAAAAAGTGTTAATATAAAAGACCAGGACTATGCGGATATCTATGCCATGATGGGACAGGCATATATCAACCTGGAACAAAAGGACAGTGCAGTACAAAAGCTTAAGCTGGCGTCTTATTACACAAGAAGTAATGAAGAAAGAGGGCGATATAATTTTATTATAGGTCAGCTGTACAACACTATAGGTGATAAAGACAGCGCAAACATAGCTTTCGGTAAGATAATTGATTTAAATCGAAGGACACCCCGTGAGTATTATATAAATGCGTTTATCGAAAAAATAAAGAATACGGAAGTCACTGCCGAAAATAAGGAAGCAGTACTCGCTTTGTTGGAAGACCTTGAAGAAAACCGGGAGAACAGACCTTATCTGGACAAGATTTACCATCAGTTGGCAATATTTTATCAGAAGCAGGGGGCTCCGGGGGCTGCGGCGCATTATTTTAATAAATCATTGAGAACCAACAGCCCTGATAAGATATTGAATTCAATCAACTACGAAGCTTTGGCTGAATTGAATTTTGACGACAATAAATTTAAAGAAGCCGGGGCTTATTATGACAGTACACTTGTTAATACTCCCGAAACCAGTAAAAAACACAGAATACTGTCAAAAAAGCGGGCGAACCTTGATGATGTTATCAAATATGAGAGGATCCTCTCGAGAAACGATAGCATTTTATATGTCGTCTCGCTGCCGGAAAAAGAAAGAGAGGCTTATTATCAGCAGCATATCGATTCATTGAAGGCAATAGAACAAGCACAAGAAGAACAAGTACGCACTGCCGCTTTGAGAGCTGCCCAAAATAAGGCTACGGGTCTTCTGGGTAGAACATTTAAAAGGTCGGAAGCAGCCACTTTCTATTTTTATAATGATCTTACGGTCAGTTATGGTAAAAATGAATTCAGAAAGAATTGGGGGGCAAGGGCTCTTGAAGATAACTGGCGTCTGAGCGATCGTGCCGTTGCTGTTGCTGTTGTTGGCAATGATACTCCAAGCCCGGGCTCGGACTCTTTAAGTGTTTACACAACGGTTTACTATACAGACCGCCTGCCAAAAGGGGAAAAAGAATTAGATAGCATCCGTGCCGAACAAAACTTTGCATATTACCAGTTAGGACTGATCTATAAAGAAAAATTTCAGGAATATGGTTTGGCGGTAAACAGGCTCGAATCATTATTAAGCAATCAACCTGAAGAAAAACTAATATTACCCGCAAAATATAACCTGTATAAAATCTATGAGATGAATGGATCTGTTTTGGCAGATGAAGTCAAGAACGATGTTATTCTTCACTATCCGGAGTCGAGATATGCAAAAATTTTACAGAATCCCAGGGCGGTTTTAAAGGGAAGTAATAATAGTCCTCAAGATATATATGCCAGGCTGTATAAAGCGTTTGAAAACGAACAGTATGAAAAAGTGCTGGTGGAAACCGACAGGTATATTAGTGAATTTAACGGAGACGACATTGTGCCGAAATTAAGCATGCTGAAAGCACATGCAGAAGCGCGTTTATATGGTGTTAACACGTACGAAAAAAGTTTAAGTACCATTGCGCTTAATTTTCCAAGTCACAGCGAAGGCAAAAGTGCGCAGCAATTGCTGGAAACTTTAATTCCTCGATTGAAAAGAGACACATTGGTTGACGACGATGCTACTGCAAAGAAATGGAAGCTGATATATCCTTTTTCCAGAAAAGATACCGTAGGAATAAATGAGTTGTATAAGGTGATTGTAAAATCTTTAAACGATCTCGAATATGATAAGTTATCTGTTTCAAAAGATATTTATGATCGTCATCAGTCGTTTGTAGTCGTTCACGGACTAATTTCAAAGCTTAGGGCGGAAGGATTTGCAGAGTTGCTAAAAATCAATAAATTATATTTAATAGAAAACGAAAATTTTGTAATTTCCTCCCCCAATTATAAAAGCATACAAATTCATAAGAGTTTAGAGCGATATTTAACCCAAATCAATAATAACCATATAAGCCCATATTGA
- a CDS encoding ABC transporter ATP-binding protein, which produces MIIVNELSKKYAGTTVLNIDFLEIPKGQSFGLVGNNGAGKTTFFSLLLDLIKPTTGYVENNQIKVNESEAWKPFTAAFIDESFLIGYLTPEEYFYFIGELRGQNKADVDAFLAPFEDFFNGEILGGKKYLRDLSKGNQKKAGIVASFIGNPEVIILDEPFANLDPTTQIRLKKLIKEQAFGKEVTILISSHDLMHVTEVCERVVVLDKGEKVRDIKTSTETLQELETYFTR; this is translated from the coding sequence ATGATCATAGTTAATGAGCTATCAAAAAAATATGCGGGGACGACCGTTCTGAATATAGACTTTCTCGAAATACCCAAAGGGCAAAGTTTTGGATTGGTAGGAAATAATGGAGCCGGTAAAACTACTTTTTTCAGCTTATTATTAGACCTTATAAAACCTACCACCGGGTATGTGGAAAATAATCAGATAAAAGTTAATGAAAGCGAAGCATGGAAGCCTTTTACAGCGGCTTTTATTGATGAAAGTTTTCTGATCGGCTACCTCACGCCGGAAGAGTATTTCTATTTTATTGGAGAATTAAGAGGGCAAAACAAAGCCGATGTTGATGCATTCCTGGCTCCTTTTGAAGATTTTTTCAACGGGGAAATATTAGGCGGGAAAAAATACCTGAGAGACCTGTCAAAAGGAAATCAGAAAAAAGCAGGTATCGTGGCGTCTTTTATCGGGAATCCTGAGGTGATTATTTTAGACGAACCTTTTGCCAATCTAGATCCAACCACCCAGATACGATTAAAAAAACTGATTAAAGAACAGGCCTTCGGGAAAGAAGTTACAATCTTGATTTCCAGTCATGATCTGATGCATGTCACTGAAGTCTGTGAAAGAGTCGTTGTTTTGGATAAAGGGGAAAAGGTAAGAGATATAAAAACATCTACAGAAACCCTGCAAGAGTTAGAGACGTATTTTACCCGATAA